The following nucleotide sequence is from Pseudoliparis swirei isolate HS2019 ecotype Mariana Trench chromosome 7, NWPU_hadal_v1, whole genome shotgun sequence.
CTCATCAGACAAACTCTCTTTGTCCATCGGTTCATTAAGCGAAGGAAATGATCCCCTCATGAGAGTCAGGGGTGCCCCAGAGAAAGTCATATTCTCCACACTGGATGACAGGGATCTGCAGTGGCCGTAGGGACTGTCTCTGGACAGATATCTCCACCCGGTCAATTTCAAAGACCTTTCACATGGGCTGGAAGGTCTGTACCGAGAACTTGGTCGGCTATCATCCGGGGAAAAGGCAGGATTGACTAAACCCTCAGAGATGTCTCGAGACTTGGACAGAAGGAAATCATTGGAAGAGGCTCTGGATACTACGACGTTAGACAGCTGTTCGTGTGTCCTTTCCTCCGCTTGCTTATCCACAGAGGTTTTCTCCTGACTGGGATACACGTGTGGCTTATGGTATGATGACTCCAAGCTTCTGGCAGAAAGAGGAGACCCACAGTGGGATGGTCCACCTCCGTAAAAGTGAGCGAGGGAAGCGTGAGACCCAGCTCTAGAGGTGCCCAGGCAATTCTCACCAGGATGGTTAACAGTAGGAGTAAGTACATCACAGTCTGCTTCACTTGTGTGCGGGAGGGTCCAGCTGTGAGGGAGGATGTGCCGGGACTCTGTGAGGAGTTGACATTGAGCCAGACGAGCCTCCTCCTGTTGCAGGCTGTCAGAAGCAGAGAGCAGAGTGAGGGTGTCCACGGCCAGAGCCGACAGGTCCTGGAGTTGACCCAGCTGACCGTCCAAGCCCGATAGGCTGTCCTGAATGAAGATGACCTTGTCTGAGACTTCCCCCACCATCATGCACATCTCCTCGGctctaaaacaacaacaaaaacactgttCAAACACGTTTTTTTCATCTTATTCATGACGGTCCATGTCTGATGTCTTGCCGTATAATCAGCTGACAAAAAACTCATACCAATGTCCCAATATGAAGCCACTGACAGGACACTTTACACAGTAACGGCGTCTAATATTGTGtgtcacatatatacattcgaGTGAAGCCTGTGCGAGCAAGACTGAAATACACATTTGATGGATTGCATGACAATGTAAATAAAATCTACAAAAAATGATGAGAAAAGAGAATTTCAAAGTAACATATTTTTCTGATATGACATCACTATTCATGTACATTTTTCCTATCTATAATATATCTGAATCAAATCTCCAAACTCCTGTAGAATATCCAAAAACACTGGCAACAGCCTCTGCAAGGGCCCAAAGTAAACAAATGTAAAAGTTTAGTAAGTGGATTGTTATTTTGCATGAGAAGAAACACAAGAGCCAGAAGGTCTTCCTCTCAGATAACATACATTGAGCAGAGTCGCTTTAATTCCACATCCTACACTCCTGGTAAATACAGATGAATTAGAATAGCAATCAAACCTCTCAGACGTGGCTCTGATCCTGTTCATTTGACAGCTTTGAAGACCTTCACTCTTCTCGTGGAAGTAGGCCTCGACACATTTCTCTTCAAACTCATGAAGCCTCTTACGGTCCTCATGGCCCAGGTAGAGCTCTGGTAGAGGCAGGCAAGAGAGGATAAGTGACTGAATACACATGCTGTGAACTGACTATgtccacacacactgcagtactCACTAAGTCCagagcctctctcctcccgctcAGCATCCCCAATGCATTTCCTGTAGATGGCTCTTAAACCTATGGTCATGTGACTAATGAGGATAAACGGCGGAGGCAACCACGGTAGCTCCTGGTAGGTCATTATGTAACGATATCGGTTGTACTTCCACAGATTTTTGGAGATTGATGCCAAGTCAAAGTAGACGTTGCTGTTGTTGAGAGGacaacattcatttaaataaaagtaatatccatttattttatgattttGGATTTTGCTATATAAACATGCTCACTTAAAAAATGCAATGAGAATGTTGACCATGATGATATACTGAAAGAACATATAGACAGCCTGGAGGAATGCCGTCAGAAAGGAAGCGGGAGGACATGGATTGCCGTCGTCACATGCTGTTAggacaaccaaacacacacagaacagaccTCACACGAGATACAATCAATACCAACATGGCCCGTGGGAATACAATGCAAACTGTCACATGTCTTTAACATGTTGGAACCAATGTCACAAATGCTTAAGGATCTGAATTCAGAACGTTTTTTACCATTTATGTATGATTCTAAATGTTGATAGAGGGTATCATTTGGTATATGGTACCTAAGACATCAAAAAGCAGTACAATTATTCATTTGGAATTTCTTTACAAATTAACTTACTGCTTTACAGCCTTTGGTATCTTCATTGTATGTCGAAGATATGCAGCATCAAGAATGCATCACTTGAAAATAGGGTCAAATGattgaataaactgaattttagTTCAGTTCAATGATTCAATTTGCTTTTAAGTTTAACGTCACCCGATCTGGATTCTGTGCATCTGATCATGTTGCAAAGGACAAGTGGCAATCTGACATTAAGCACCTCGACTAAAACACTCGAGGCTACACCAAAGTCATCAGAGTTTATTTCTACTGCTTTTAATCAAAACTGGTTAAAACGTGTTTTCTCTTGAACCACTAACGATCTATCTCTGTTGCGTAGACCTCTCCGAAGATCATAAAGTAGGGCTGGAAGACGATGTCTCGAGCTAGACTCCAGGACGGGTCCTCGTTTGGCGACAGGATGGCCTTCCTGGACACACCGAAGCTCAGCAGAACTATTGCCATCATCACCACTATGAAGAACATGTTACTGGtctgagcagaaagagaggagagggggtgagtataaaaaaaataacatctCCACCTTCTTCCTCTCCAACAAGTAGTGTGCCGTCTTTACCCACCATCTTAATGATCATGGTCAGGTAAGGGCCGGCTTGCTGGTTGACAGCCAGCAGATCCAGCACCCTGACGAACCAGAAGATGATGTCCAGACAGTAACTGATCCGTCCTGCCGTCCGGTAGGGGTTGGCATACCAACGCAGTGTCAATCCagccaggaagaggaggatggcaaTGACATCTGATATGTTCCAGTACTCTGAGAACCAAATCTTTAGCTTCTGGCTCAGCTTCCTCGGCTCAGACATGAGTACCTAATTAAGAGTTACATATTTGGATATTCTATTATTAAGTAGTATTAAGCTGTATTGATCTATCAACCAATATTATTATGCATTGTATTATATACAAATTACTTGTATTTTGTCTTCAAtattacttttttgtttttaaatacccTGAGTAGAAAATGTATTACCAATGCATCAAAATAGTTACAGAATTACAACGAAGAGAATAGAAATAAAGAAGAGAACATGTCTCTCTGCtggctctctcacctctctggtCTTCTCCACTGCAGTGGACAAGATGTACGCGATGACCAGCCACTCCTGAACACTGGGTTGATCCTGCATCTCCACCAGGACGACGTAGGAGAATAACATCAGAAAGACCAGGTAGGACATCTAAAATGAAAACAGAAACAgtggaaaaaaaaataagacaGAGATTTGGAAAGATttgaaaaatacacaacaaatagAACTCATGCTGCATCTAACGAGGAGGAAATCCTGTTTTCAGAGTATTACAATGTGGACACTACCTACTGTGTGAAACCAAAACTTGACAACAGGAGCTGTGTAGAAGTCATAGATTCTTGTGATCCAGGAAAGACACTGCACGGTGGTAGAGGAAACAGCTTCTGACATGGAATATCTGTCATGGAACGACAGGCCTCGCTCTGCATCCTGACTGCCctgtgagagaagaagagaatggAAGAGGTACAATACTCAAGCTATAAGGATTCGGGTTAGTCCTCTCCTGGCATTTTACCGTGTGATGAGTTACCTCGTCGCCTGGTTCAGACTTCCCGGACTCAAGTCCAAACAGTATTGCCTCATGGGACTGTGGCACATGGCACATTTCAGCTTTGCTTTTAAACTCCAATAGCAAGATGGCAGGAGGCAGAAGAAGGCTCAAAATGAtctgaaagaaagagaaaacaagtGTGTCATGTAAGCTTCTACAGCTGTCCAAAAACGTGAAGAAGCCATGTCTCCACCATAAGATAAGTAAGAAAAGGTTTTCTTTattcaaatgtaattaaattatgTCAAAGAAACACTCGGAGTGATGAACCCACCAGGATTTATgttcatgtattatttatttattttgatggtGATATAAATACCACTAAGACAAGAACATCTTTGTTATGACACTGACAATCAGAGACTTAAGAGGTGTATGGATTTAAACATAATATTCATTTTCTCTGGTTAATCTGACGCTTGTGGGGGTCACAATGTGTACCTTCACAAAGGAGTTTTTTCTCATGTTGAGTGGACCGGTCCAGAGATCTGTGAGGAGGGTCTGAGTGCTGGAGTGTGAGACAAATGGCCGATGACATGAGGAGACAGACATCTGCAGACAGGTGTAGTGGCTCCATACGTCCATCTCTGAAATCAACAGCTTCATGGCCATCTTCTTATTCTGGCGAAATGCGCAGTCTAACAAGTCCACCGCCAGCTGACCAAACTCACTAAGGCACAAAGACGGGACATCTTGTCATTTGCACTATTTATAAATCTTTTAATACACAAACTCGCATTACACAAGACTAGATCGTAATTTAAATGGAAAACATCACTGATTGTTTCTTTTAATCATGCAACTATACTACACAAAGATTATTATGTTGTAATCGTCCCGGTAGGTTGAGtacagacaaaacacacacaccaacacacactcacagtgaaTATGTCGTGAATCGGTCTGAAATGTTGTCGTCCATACTGCTCTGCCGCGCCTCAAAGGCCATGGAGCGGTAAAGCTTACAAGCCACTGCTGCACGTGCCAGCGTTTCTTCGCCATGCTGCCACAGGAACAGTGCCATCTGCTGCCGCTGGTGAAGTATGGCCCACACGAACAGGTCGTTGAAGTTGAAGGGAACCAGCAGTGGAGCGTCACCAGGGCCAGGGCTCGACGTGACCTCTGGACTGCTCCCAGGTGACGCATCCTGCTCCTAAGATGGGGATGTTAGAGGTATGGACCAAACAAACCACATAGgaatggagaggaagaaggagggatcCCATGTTTTTAAGATGCCTTAGAGATCCAAAAAGGTGCTAGAAACAACAGCATGGCTATACAGAACTAGAGACTTTCTCAAAACAATGTATTCATTTTcgaataattaaaatgttttaaaaaatgtaagtaaAGCATTTGAATGACGGAAAATACTGAAGGGTGCATTATTTGTAAGATACGTTAAGCATAATTACAAGTAATAAACACAAGTCAAACAACATGTATCAACTACATCGACACACAGtggataaagaaagaaagagctgTAGCTACTTTGCCCTGCAGGATGCTGTAGGCAGCTCTGAAGTGTTTCCGTGTGTAGCTGCTGCGGTACGCTCCTCCTATGAGGGACTCGATCACCAGGCCCATGTCAATTAGGGAGAGACGGTAACCGATGGGAAGAGAAgtctactctcacacacacacacacacacaccacgcacacacatgcagtaaatacacaaatactatATGACTGTATATATGGCTACGACAGTTATATCTATAGTGCACATAAATGCAGCTCAAATCAATATCCAGTGAAGAGCTAGTATTATTTCTACTATTACTATTTTAAAAATTCCAGACTAATGTTTACTAAAACATCACTGAATATAAATAAGACTAACAAGGAGATTTTAAACAAGACTAGgactaaaaaaatgtaaagttgcCAAAAATGAACACTAGTTAAAGCCAGTAATGTCTGAGTAAACAGTGTGATTTAATATCCATATGATCATAGGCGTTTTCATTCTCACTAGTCACCTGTTTGGCATCTTCAACGAGGTGGCGCAGGAAACGGTCCGTCTGCCCCTGTGGCTGTTGAAAGAAACTTGAATTAGTATTCAGAGTAGTAAACGGGACAACTACCAAATCAGAGCAAAATAAAACCTCTACTGGTTACTTTTTAACACAGTGGCATATTGCGTACACAGTAGCAGCCCTGGGACCCTTAGCTTATTTCTTAGGGGGACTTACTATCCCAgagttatgaataaataaacaggcATTGATACACCATAGATAAAAGCACTGTGGAGAACACCATGTGTGAATGTACTGATGACAAAGAGTCTTATGATCTCAAAACATCCTAAAACAACAACTGGGAAAATACCCTGAAAGCAATTGACCAGGAAACATATTATTAGTGCAAAACCCTTACAGTGCATTATTGTGATTTCGATCAAAGCCACAGTTTTGGAGTTTGTGCTTCAAGAGtcacaaacaaaagaacagaATTGTTTCTGTTTGTATACTAAAGTGCGAGCCAAGGGGAAACAAAAGCGTAAACAGTACAGCAAGACAAACTGGAGTGCTGTGGGGTGAAAGTATtttcaaaaaaacatttcaatatgttgttttttattttaatgctgAATTTCTATTCATGACCAATTTGATGTGTAAATAAAACATTCtgaaggagatggagagtcGCACCATCAGAAGTAGAttcttaaatatattataataaccgTGTTATAGAGCTCCTCCAGGCGATACACAGTCAGGAAGCGGCTCATAGTCATGCCGTTGTCAATCAGCAGTTTGACAAAACTGACTCGGTCCATCACCAGAGCATCCAGCATGGCCTGCTCCAAGGAACCCACCTGCATACAGCATATCATCATTAAGGTTAAACAACTTCTGTTCAGGattgttaaaataaatgaaataatgtgcAATAACGACGTTTAATTACCTCCCAATGCTGTCCGTACACCAGGACGTGTTTCTGTGCGATGTCAGCCCTGTCCCAGGCGAGGGCCATGCTCAGCTGCTCTGCAGGACTGGCCGAGGTACCTGTTCATCATACAGAACAAAACTGATACATCAGAACGTATATATACCTCaacaatatacactaccgttcaaaagtttggggtcatccagacaatttcgtgtcttccatgaaaactcacttttatttatcaaattaattgaaaattgaatagaaaatatagtcaagacattgacaaggttagaaataatgattcatatttgaagtattaattttgttcttcaagctcaaaggaaggtcagttgtatagcttatatcaccatcataactgttttcagctgtgctaacataattgcacaagggttttctaatcagacattagtcaaacacaatgtaccattagaacactggagtgatagttgatggaaatgggcctctatacaccaatggagatatttcattagaaaccagacgtttccacctagaatagtcatttaccacattaacaatgtatagagtgtatttttgattaatgttatctttattgaaaaaacagtgcttttctttgaaaaataaagacatttctaagtgaccccaaacttttgaacggtagtgtattacAAATCTTTCTTCATGTTCACATGTTGACATCGCAGGAGAAGCCCATGCCCATCATTAATTGTTGTTCCATTAAAGGGCACCAGTAATTCTGCttgtaaaataaaaagcttGGAACTTGTAAACCTACAAAGAATGCAGCAGTTATTACTGTTATCAATTATTAGTATTACAAGGTTTTCCTGCTATGTCATGTAGAATGTCTGCAGTTAAAaatgtctattataatataaatacccTTGAGAATAGTTGTCAAAATGGCTGCATCAGGTGCCGTTTGGTCCTCCGAGTCAAAGATGGTTATCTGGTATGAAAAGACATATGGAAGTAGTGAGTAGTCCGTGTCTTTAATCACAACATAAACATTCCCGAATAGTGTCTCACTTACAGACTCTCTGTGATCCATACACTGcaggaggagactgcagagctgAGACGCTTCTGCTGTCTCGACTCCAAACACATCTCCAATCCTGACAAGGAAGCCCTCTTTAATGTCAGCATCCAACtgtctgcaaaaaaaaatgcagTGACGGTGTCAGTCATATTTGTGATTCATTAAACAGCAGCTACATATCACAACATTAGCAAACCCAACATTGAGTTGAAACAATCAGGTAGATCCATTAGACGGGCCAAGGGACGGGCCTACCTGTCAATAGAAGTCTGCTTGTGTAAGAAGGCGAGCAGGTCGGCAGCCCTGCCCGATCCCTCAAAGACAAACACTGGCACAGGGGGAACATTGCTAACATAGTCCAACACAGCGGACACAATGGCAGGccctccctccaccaccacacacaccacaggcacTCCTTGTTTCAGTCCTACGAAGAATGGAGGAGAGGGTGAGGCATCAGTCACATCGAGCCCTTgagcttttctctcttcctttaaGTATTGCACGGAAAGgcgcacatacacactgacTCACGAGGGTGTATGTTCTTGAGATGGATGTGTTTCTCCAGCTGCCTCCTGAGGCCTTGTTGGCAGCCATGTTTTCCCAGCGTTCCATCATCCACCAACAGAAAGTGGGAGTGGAAACCATTAAGACAGGCCCTCTTGCTCAAAGGGTTCCCCAGCGGCTGGTAGGGCCTGAACACCTGAGCCATGGTGAGTAAAAGTCACATCGAGAGTCAAGCACCATAATGACGCATATTCAGAGTCAAACTGATGAAACCTCATTCAACAAAACAGACGAGTTCAGTGCTCACATCTCTGCCTATGAGGTCCGTGTTGTTGTCAATGACTCCCCATGGTGTGATGCCGACTGTGTTTCTCTTCCTCAGGTTGTGGCCCCCAAATGTTTTCACTGCCTCGCCCACATACTTAGACACACCTAGAGTATGTAAAGAGCAGCTGAATgagcaacaaataaacaattcaaGAGTATAAATAAGGAATTAAGCTCACTTAAGACACTTAATATAGATATCAAACACACCATTTTCAAATTCCTCTTTGTGCAACTGCAAACAAATGGACACAAGAGTGTCACACCGCTACGCCTCACAGGTAAGACACCCAGACAGTGAGTGAATGGACAGAAATCCTCACCAATAAAAGTACCTACTTGTGTTTAGTCTTTTTACAGGAGCATCATATCCAGAAATGTAAATGCAATGTAAAGTTTGACTGAACATCATAGAGGTATGTTTTTTAACAGTTTCACACCAGGACCAACAATGATTAAACTGAGTCGCGTTGTGCCAGAGGAGTACGGATTAGTAAGGAGTAGTCAGTGATACTGACCCACACACGGAGATgttataacatgaatcaaacTACCTGTATTAATGCCGTCAGTGAGTATCCATGCTCCTGTGCTGAGGGCGGCAGTGATCAGCCCTTTGCTGAACGCCTGCTTGACTTTACGGGGCAGGGTGAAGTTTTCTGAGCCGCCCTGGACAGATAGGATCAGCTTGGGTCTCTCCATCTGCCACTCCCTCAACATCAGCTGGAACAGCACCTCTGGTTTGGAGTCCACAGCCACACGAACATACTGGAGCGGAAAAAACATGGAACTTTTGGGGACTGAGAAGCTATTTATGCTTTTCTCAGGTACTGTGTTCAGTGAAGTAGATACTATCTCAGGTCATAGCATGCAAAGCTTGTTTATACAGCCATCATAAATGATCCTTGTCCTATTCAATCCTGGACAAGCATGTATCTTCATTTTGGGAGACATCGCTTGTATAAAATGGAGGCGTTCAGTTGTATAAAATGTGGTAACATAATTGAGAAAACTACAAATGTGCTCTTTGTCCAAGAAACACATGCGGTACACTGTAGAGTTAGAAGACTCACAGACCTTGGCCCGGCAGACGCGTGTGGCAGTGTCCTGAAAGTCGATGGTCCCAAAGGCATTGGTGGGACTGGCTTTGGTGTGGAGCTCGATGGACCAGTCCTCTTCCAGGTCCTGTCCAGGACCAGGATAGAGGTATGTGGGGGGAAGGGACTCTTGCCAAGAGTGCTCCCCAATCAGGCGGCCACAACCACATCTATCAATTGAAAGATTATGTAATTGAGTAAGGCAGGGGGTGAGAGGTAGCAGAAATTCAGTGCGACTTTTATCAATTTTCTAAGCTCTCAAAAGTAGGTATTTGCCCCAAAATCACAGTATTGTTGGATAACATGCACAGATACCAGACAGGCCTCCACCTGGCCTATTTAAGTCAGGCCGCTGCAATGTGTCCCccttcctgtctcactcccttCCTCTTGAGCTCCCTTTGTCTTTGGGTCTATGTTTGGTTGTGTTTATCATTTTACAGCCAAAAAAATATTCCCACACATCTCTCATCCATTCATGAATCTCCTACAGTGCTGATAAGACAAACCTTCATGcgttatgtttattttcttactACAGGAtagcaacaaaataaaagacattcgCATGATCACCTTCTTTGAGGCAGTTTGTGACAAATTAAGCAAGTGGTTCTTTTCTAAATGTGTGGGGAGGAAATCAAATCACATTTCCTTTGGAATAGGGGGTGGGGTATAGATGGGGAATGTAGTAGATTTGTGGATTGTGTAAAGAtgcatataaaacacacaattcaTACATTATACCTTATCAAGTTTTGGCATACTTGACATCCTGGGATACATCTGTAAGATACAGGAAACAACACATTATCAAAGAATCCACactctattctaatctattccTGGAAGGAAGGGCTGAGTGCCAAATAGTTTTGCGATGAGAAATATGTTGTTTCCAACCACTGCTGATAATATCCAACTATATACTAACTAAACAAATAATCATGTATTTCTTCTGAGAATGATAACAACCTGTACTTTTCTGGAAGCTCATCAATGCAATCAGACTCCAGTTTACCTGTGTAGGTCCCGAGATGAAGGGATAAACTTCACACAATCTCTTTTGGAGAAGGATTCCTCAATCCAAGATTTACGTGACTGGAATAAGAAGGAACacaattatatacatacataatattTACTTACAGTACACAGATCCTGGAGCAGCTAAGCACTAGCTTCTCAACTGCATTGTCAAACCCGAACTCCAGCAATAAAACACACTATTGCtaaaaaaagtgtaattaaGGACCTTTTCGATGAAGCTCATTCCAGCGCAGGCAGCAGCATGCTGGACCTGCTGTGAACTGACTGCAAGTCCCTCCCTTTCATAAAAACATGAACTGCACTCTTTTCCCAGAAGACTTTTCTTCACGCTTCACCAGGTCGTTCAAGGTCTGTGCTGCTCCTGTGGTCCTTTTCACAGAACAATTTAACAATGACCTTACTAAGGAGAGCATTGTTGGTcggaaacatacacacatcccCTTCCTGAGGTCCGTACAAATGGCTGGGAGGGAGCTGCTGTGTTAACACTAAACATCTGATGTAGCTCACTGTGTTTCTGTGCATTACATATTGTATTTCAGTTTCAGACATAAAATCTCATGAATGTTTCATGTGCTGCAGCTGCAATTTTAGAATTTCCACTAAACTAACACAATATGAATCACCTAAAAGCACTACTTTAAAGATCCTGTAGGCCTACTATATGGGAATATATAAATAGTCATTTATATAAGTAGCACATTATTAGCAGCCTCATTTATTATAAAGTATAGCATTATTTACCTGAATGTATGTCACTATTTTcaaaagaaatataatgtaaCATTTTGAGTGAATTATTTGCTTTACGGTCGTTGTTTTTTGTTATAAATAACCTAGATGGCAGGTACGACGTCATTATCTGCAAGTAACATGGTGACTGCCATCAGATGAAGAGCTGAATATAAACCGTACAACATGTGGAGTCTGTAAAGGTAACAGGTAGGCCTACCAGTACCGGTGTGTTTAGCTTTGACTGAATTATGAACGTTATCTAAGCTCAGAAACGTTAGTTGATTAACGCTAATTAAAGCTATGTTATATCAcgttaaatgtagaaatagcaTATTATTTATCTAAAGTGTAAGCTGGAAACGAAAAATTAAGGAGATAACTTCAGCCAACATTGAAATCACATCAAAACGTGACGGACATTAGCTATTTGCAAACGACAGCTAATAAGTAACGTCTAATAAATAGTTTTATAACTATCATAAACCGCATAAATACATCTTCACACCAGCTGGAAACAAGCTGGGCTCATTCGTGGATATAAGATTCTCCATAACTTACCATGGCAGTGCACCGCAGTAGTTACACGCGTGTGTGATGTGTGCGAGTCCACATGTTTCTCGAGTCGAATCCCACCTCTTTATTTAGTCCCCTGACAAGGACCGACTGCCCCTTTATCAGCCGCAGGTCCAAAGGGCAGAGAGCCAGACGCCCTGAGGAGTccatgacctcctcctccagacatgCAGGACTCTTTGCCCTCAGGGCTGCGGTCAACCCAGcacggttttcaaaataagacgtCGACCAATCGTATACTGTTATGGAAATTAGATTAAATACATGGTATTCACATTAAGTACAACACGTGACCTGCTTATAGTGAGTTAAAGGGAAAATACAACTCAAATGTGTGTAGGTTGTCTTTATTCTTTGATGTGAGGGTTAATGGAAAGATAATAAATTGAATATCTGAACGACTGACTGATATGTATGTGTTCAGACCTTTTCTGACCACATCCAAACATCTTAAATGTACCAATTCAGAGATTTTACAAAGTTAAAAGAAAAAGGTACTCTAACAATAGATACATTAATCATTCCAGACAACGCCTGATGCATGTGTTCAGGACATATGTTCTGACTCCACCAATATTGACAATCAAACAACTTTACTGTACcaaatatattgttgttgtgcaCATTTGGCTGATTTGTGTGTTAACTTTTTATCTGTGTAAAGTGCTCACCCCTGATGGCAATCGAAGGCCATGAATAGGTTGCATAGGAAACTTACAAACAACTATGTTCACACCTTGA
It contains:
- the trpm6 gene encoding transient receptor potential cation channel subfamily M member 6 isoform X3; amino-acid sequence: MSRKSWIEESFSKRDCVKFIPSSRDLHRCIPGCQVCQNLIRCGCGRLIGEHSWQESLPPTYLYPGPGQDLEEDWSIELHTKASPTNAFGTIDFQDTATRVCRAKYVRVAVDSKPEVLFQLMLREWQMERPKLILSVQGGSENFTLPRKVKQAFSKGLITAALSTGAWILTDGINTGVSKYVGEAVKTFGGHNLRKRNTVGITPWGVIDNNTDLIGRDVFRPYQPLGNPLSKRACLNGFHSHFLLVDDGTLGKHGCQQGLRRQLEKHIHLKNIHPRLKQGVPVVCVVVEGGPAIVSAVLDYVSNVPPVPVFVFEGSGRAADLLAFLHKQTSIDRQLDADIKEGFLVRIGDVFGVETAEASQLCSLLLQCMDHRESITIFDSEDQTAPDAAILTTILKGTSASPAEQLSMALAWDRADIAQKHVLVYGQHWEVGSLEQAMLDALVMDRVSFVKLLIDNGMTMSRFLTVYRLEELYNTPQGQTDRFLRHLVEDAKQTSLPIGYRLSLIDMGLVIESLIGGAYRSSYTRKHFRAAYSILQGKEQDASPGSSPEVTSSPGPGDAPLLVPFNFNDLFVWAILHQRQQMALFLWQHGEETLARAAVACKLYRSMAFEARQSSMDDNISDRFTTYSLEFGQLAVDLLDCAFRQNKKMAMKLLISEMDVWSHYTCLQMSVSSCHRPFVSHSSTQTLLTDLWTGPLNMRKNSFVKIILSLLLPPAILLLEFKSKAEMCHVPQSHEAILFGLESGKSEPGDEGSQDAERGLSFHDRYSMSEAVSSTTVQCLSWITRIYDFYTAPVVKFWFHTMSYLVFLMLFSYVVLVEMQDQPSVQEWLVIAYILSTAVEKTREVLMSEPRKLSQKLKIWFSEYWNISDVIAILLFLAGLTLRWYANPYRTAGRISYCLDIIFWFVRVLDLLAVNQQAGPYLTMIIKMTSNMFFIVVMMAIVLLSFGVSRKAILSPNEDPSWSLARDIVFQPYFMIFGEVYATEIDPCDDGNPCPPASFLTAFLQAVYMFFQYIIMVNILIAFFNNVYFDLASISKNLWKYNRYRYIMTYQELPWLPPPFILISHMTIGLRAIYRKCIGDAEREERGSGLKLYLGHEDRKRLHEFEEKCVEAYFHEKSEGLQSCQMNRIRATSERAEEMCMMVGEVSDKVIFIQDSLSGLDGQLGQLQDLSALAVDTLTLLSASDSLQQEEARLAQCQLLTESRHILPHSWTLPHTSEADCDVLTPTVNHPGENCLGTSRAGSHASLAHFYGGGPSHCGSPLSARSLESSYHKPHVYPSQEKTSVDKQAEERTHEQLSNVVVSRASSNDFLLSKSRDISEGLVNPAFSPDDSRPSSRYRPSSPCERSLKLTGWRYLSRDSPYGHCRSLSSSVENMTFSGAPLTLMRGSFPSLNEPMDKESLSDERSLRENRSLLCSKNKEWSKSSDFTQVLNSRGKRHSRKTVKIQESSPDTETTQSNLSDACWRRNRRLTGEPACWSASTSLSQLNFEPMDLLKKQVFSHQDVWSSWARSMSHKSSLQSGIASEVKSSSFQSSEILYPHYSAMERNNLMRLAQTIPFTPVSILGGEEVSIYSLEEVSSGADPECGPVSSWSSRGLSAMLQPLSSEEGSMDGGLRLGCRVLCTWAERNVLGPGLVYVVKAFRPEVVRAWQMYFDGSTALQLCLREIQQQRAAQKMMQMFNEVKPDDMHHSPRCAFSLVHAFVRFCTCTNVFPPTRYLDVALVFWHSNGQWMTIERNMSGDFRKYNNNTGEEITPCCSLEEMLLAFSHWTYEYSCRELLVLDIQGVEEELTDPTVIMADDQRGEMLFGPDNLGDAAISGFLQKHSCGGCCRRLGLTDLRKSPDSCEEEPTWGKEEQEGDEPRM